The following proteins are encoded in a genomic region of Brachyspira pilosicoli:
- a CDS encoding NADP-dependent oxidoreductase, with the protein MKAIQIKKYSKDINVEVANIPIPNISDNEILIKVKAAAVNPLEILILTGSVRLIQDYKMPLTLGNECSGIVENIGKNVTDFKVGDKVYTRLPISKIGAFAEYVAVDSKFVSLMPRDYDFITSAAIPLTALTAYQAFTEELEAKQGETVLITGGSGSFGELAVPIAKYLGLNVIVSGNERLKEHFINLGTDKYISYNKENYSELVSNVDYVIDTLGANEFDKELSVLKKGGRLLSLRTSPNKKFAEDNNFPFIKKLLFSLAGYKYDKKAMKDEKEYRFMFVRADGEQLRKITKIVEDKNIKPKIYSTVFNIDNASEALKTVIKKHTDGKIIISM; encoded by the coding sequence ATGAAAGCTATTCAAATAAAAAAATATTCAAAAGATATAAATGTAGAAGTTGCAAATATTCCAATTCCTAATATTTCTGACAATGAAATATTAATTAAAGTAAAAGCAGCAGCAGTAAATCCTCTTGAAATATTAATATTAACAGGTTCTGTAAGACTTATACAGGATTATAAAATGCCATTAACATTAGGCAATGAATGTTCTGGAATAGTTGAAAATATAGGCAAGAATGTAACCGATTTCAAAGTTGGAGATAAAGTTTACACTCGTCTTCCTATATCAAAAATAGGAGCTTTTGCTGAGTATGTTGCAGTAGATAGTAAATTCGTATCACTTATGCCTAGAGATTATGATTTTATTACATCAGCAGCAATACCGCTTACAGCTCTCACAGCCTATCAAGCATTTACTGAAGAATTGGAAGCTAAACAAGGAGAAACTGTTTTAATAACAGGAGGCTCTGGAAGTTTTGGAGAGCTTGCTGTTCCAATTGCAAAATATTTGGGCTTAAATGTTATAGTTTCTGGTAATGAAAGATTAAAAGAACATTTTATTAATTTAGGAACAGATAAATATATTAGTTATAATAAAGAAAATTACTCTGAATTAGTTTCAAATGTTGATTATGTAATAGATACGCTTGGAGCAAATGAATTTGACAAAGAATTATCTGTATTAAAAAAAGGCGGACGACTTTTAAGTTTGAGAACTAGCCCAAATAAAAAGTTTGCTGAAGACAATAATTTTCCTTTTATAAAAAAATTATTATTTTCTCTTGCTGGTTATAAATATGATAAAAAAGCAATGAAAGATGAAAAAGAATATCGTTTTATGTTTGTACGTGCTGACGGAGAACAGCTTCGTAAAATTACAAAAATTGTAGAAGATAAAAATATAAAACCTAAAATATATTCTACAGTATTTAATATAGATAATGCATCAGAAGCTTTAAAAACTGTTATAAAAAAACATACAGACGGAAAAATAATAATATCTATGTAA
- a CDS encoding DUF4234 domain-containing protein, with the protein MKIEKKPLLNVALLSLITCRVYVIYWITVTTKDINSYMENEYISPTLACILSIITCGLFDIYWFYKYGNIVFNDMYKKADIDSYGENALVLSLFFLIPFGYIYSVVTLQSKLNIIYDKTNS; encoded by the coding sequence ATGAAAATAGAAAAGAAACCATTATTAAATGTTGCTTTATTATCATTAATTACATGCAGGGTATATGTGATTTATTGGATTACCGTTACAACAAAAGATATTAATAGCTATATGGAAAATGAATACATCTCTCCAACATTAGCTTGCATATTATCAATAATAACTTGCGGATTATTTGACATATATTGGTTTTATAAATATGGAAATATTGTTTTTAATGATATGTATAAAAAAGCTGATATTGATAGTTATGGAGAAAACGCTCTTGTATTGTCATTGTTTTTTTTAATTCCTTTTGGATATATATATTCTGTTGTTACATTGCAGTCTAAGCTTAACATTATTTATGATAAAACTAATTCTTAA
- a CDS encoding DUF5682 family protein, whose translation MSKKNNLEKQQLLLPIRHHSPACSYHLKKVINSFNPDCILIEGPIDSNNLMEFMTDEETKAPFCIYSSYDSDIKYRSYYPFLDYSPEFVAIKEAFKRNINCEFIDMPFASMIENTDYEYQKISSVYDKDDLKFDINDYTKKLTQKSGLRTFQELWEREFEINGIVKTSEDFFKSVYTLGYYMRLIEQEDTETRNREYFMASNIKKAIKKYNRVLVIIGSFHMEGIIAKLKENINIEEKLKKYNKKNANSYLIPYSFEDADRRNGYQSGIEFPAFYDFVYKNLEKNNLNSYLDTVMYFIIKASNIDYNNNNSSISDCINAYYMAVNLSKLRGKSTAGVYELIDSLKTSFIKGDIHLENKSNIDFIIKLLSGIKNGKVSSKSSVPPVIIDFRNLCKKFKIKLDNSSEVETILDIVKDDTHFQKSRFFHKIRFLDIDFCRLIKGPDYINRVNKNLAREIWKYKYKTNSESLLIDKSVYGVTIDEVCINIIKEKLDSNINSSEISKLIIETNMMGIEGFLVNNYSKIEDVILKDSNFISLCECLYNLYYLLNIVEYNSMIKKESFANDLIKKLLNTTFICAINNMDYVKDLEEEEAIKYSKHIKNLYTNILNDADLIEAFTIKINSILSNTFGSSHIYAVCLAIKYKLKAITTEEFSNIICNFLESSDANAISYFLSGIFLISRDILFVNDDIIKKIDTVVEKQDEESFLSILPNLRYAFTNLSPDEIDRLSLFLSKLHNKSKAEEINKESEADILLDQKIFEKMKEYKIFN comes from the coding sequence ATGTCAAAAAAAAATAACTTAGAAAAACAACAACTACTATTACCTATAAGGCATCATTCTCCAGCTTGCTCATATCATTTAAAAAAAGTAATAAATAGTTTTAATCCAGATTGTATATTAATAGAAGGACCAATAGACTCTAATAATTTAATGGAGTTTATGACAGATGAAGAAACCAAAGCACCATTTTGTATATATTCCAGCTATGACAGTGATATTAAATATAGAAGCTACTATCCATTTTTAGATTATTCTCCAGAGTTTGTAGCAATAAAAGAAGCATTTAAAAGAAATATCAACTGCGAGTTTATAGATATGCCGTTTGCTTCTATGATAGAAAATACAGATTATGAATATCAAAAAATAAGCTCTGTATACGATAAAGATGATTTAAAATTTGATATAAATGATTACACAAAAAAACTTACACAAAAATCAGGACTAAGAACATTTCAAGAGCTTTGGGAGAGAGAGTTTGAAATAAACGGCATAGTAAAAACATCAGAAGATTTTTTTAAAAGCGTATATACATTAGGCTATTATATGCGTTTAATAGAACAAGAAGATACAGAAACAAGAAACAGAGAATATTTTATGGCGAGTAATATAAAAAAAGCCATAAAAAAATATAATAGAGTTTTAGTTATTATAGGAAGCTTTCATATGGAAGGCATAATAGCTAAATTAAAAGAAAACATTAATATAGAAGAAAAGCTAAAAAAATATAATAAAAAAAATGCCAATAGCTATTTAATACCATATTCATTTGAAGATGCCGACAGAAGAAACGGATATCAGTCTGGTATAGAGTTTCCTGCATTCTATGATTTTGTTTATAAGAACTTAGAAAAAAATAATTTAAATAGCTATTTAGATACTGTTATGTATTTTATAATAAAAGCTTCAAATATAGATTATAATAATAATAACTCTAGCATATCAGATTGTATAAATGCCTACTACATGGCAGTTAATCTTTCAAAACTAAGAGGCAAAAGCACAGCAGGAGTTTATGAGCTTATAGATTCTCTAAAAACTTCATTTATAAAAGGGGATATTCATTTAGAAAATAAATCAAATATAGATTTTATTATCAAACTACTATCTGGTATAAAAAACGGAAAAGTATCATCAAAAAGTTCAGTGCCTCCTGTAATAATTGACTTTAGAAATTTATGTAAAAAGTTTAAAATTAAATTAGACAACAGCAGCGAAGTAGAAACCATACTTGATATCGTTAAAGATGATACACATTTTCAAAAAAGCAGATTCTTTCATAAAATAAGATTTTTAGATATTGATTTTTGTAGGCTAATAAAAGGACCGGATTATATTAATAGAGTTAATAAAAACTTAGCAAGAGAGATTTGGAAATATAAATATAAAACAAATTCAGAATCTTTGTTAATAGACAAATCAGTTTATGGTGTCACTATAGATGAAGTTTGTATTAATATCATAAAAGAGAAATTAGATAGTAATATAAACTCAAGCGAGATTTCAAAATTAATAATAGAAACTAATATGATGGGAATAGAAGGTTTTTTAGTAAACAACTATTCAAAAATAGAAGATGTCATTTTAAAAGACAGTAATTTTATAAGTTTATGCGAGTGTTTGTATAATTTATATTATTTATTAAATATAGTTGAATATAACAGCATGATAAAAAAAGAATCTTTTGCCAATGACTTAATAAAAAAGCTTTTAAACACAACATTTATTTGTGCTATAAACAATATGGATTATGTAAAGGATTTAGAAGAAGAGGAAGCTATTAAATATTCAAAGCATATAAAAAATCTTTATACTAACATATTAAATGATGCTGATTTAATAGAGGCTTTCACTATAAAAATAAACTCTATATTATCAAACACATTTGGAAGCTCACATATATATGCAGTTTGTTTGGCAATAAAATACAAATTAAAAGCCATCACAACAGAAGAGTTTTCTAACATTATATGCAATTTTTTAGAATCGTCTGACGCCAATGCTATAAGTTATTTTTTATCTGGAATATTTCTTATATCAAGAGACATTTTGTTTGTAAATGATGATATAATAAAAAAAATAGACACTGTTGTAGAAAAGCAAGATGAAGAGAGTTTTTTAAGTATACTTCCAAATTTAAGATACGCTTTTACAAATCTCTCACCAGATGAAATAGACAGGCTTTCTTTATTTTTATCAAAGTTGCATAATAAAAGTAAAGCAGAAGAGATAAATAAAGAATCAGAAGCTGATATATTATTAGACCAAAAAATATTTGAAAAGATGAAAGAATATAAAATATTTAATTAG
- the clpX gene encoding ATP-dependent Clp protease ATP-binding subunit ClpX encodes MSKKTNKEACALCGRELKELSRYIEGNEGYLCSDCSAIANDYFNAHSSQKTNNKKYDIKILPPKEIKALLDQYVIGQDYAKKILSVAVYNHYKRIMQDSTNNDVEIEKSNVLLIGPTGSGKTLLARTLAKALNVPFAIADATTVTEAGYVGDDVENILLRLIQNADGDVKLAEKGIIYIDEIDKISRKSESRSITRDVSGEGVQQALLKIIEGTISSVPPYGGRKHPHQNNIDINTSNILFICGGAFIDIEKSIAERTSKKGLGFAAEVNSMENLEYDEIMKHIATEDLVKFGLIPELIGRLPVVATLQELKEEDLIRILKEPKNSLIKQYKKLFEYDNVDLSFDDEALKVIVKKAMEEHTGARGLRALFEKVMLDSMYDLPSDKKSIKIKKEYVEEKLNIH; translated from the coding sequence ATGTCTAAGAAAACTAATAAAGAAGCATGTGCTTTATGCGGAAGAGAATTAAAAGAATTAAGCAGATATATAGAAGGAAATGAAGGGTATTTATGCTCTGATTGTTCTGCCATAGCAAATGATTATTTTAATGCTCATAGCAGTCAAAAAACTAATAATAAAAAATATGATATAAAAATACTTCCTCCTAAAGAGATTAAAGCTTTACTTGACCAATATGTTATAGGTCAGGATTATGCAAAAAAGATATTATCTGTTGCTGTATATAACCATTATAAGAGAATAATGCAAGACAGCACTAATAATGATGTTGAAATAGAGAAGTCTAATGTGCTTTTGATAGGTCCTACAGGAAGCGGAAAAACTTTACTCGCACGCACTTTGGCTAAGGCTTTGAATGTGCCTTTTGCTATTGCTGATGCTACCACTGTTACAGAGGCCGGATATGTGGGTGATGATGTTGAGAATATACTTCTTCGCCTTATACAAAATGCTGACGGAGATGTAAAGTTAGCAGAAAAAGGAATAATATATATTGATGAAATAGATAAAATATCTCGCAAGAGTGAATCGCGTTCTATTACAAGAGATGTTTCTGGTGAAGGAGTTCAGCAGGCTTTATTAAAGATAATAGAAGGAACAATATCAAGCGTGCCTCCTTACGGTGGAAGAAAGCACCCTCATCAAAATAATATAGATATAAATACTTCTAATATACTTTTTATATGCGGCGGGGCTTTTATAGACATAGAGAAATCCATTGCAGAGCGTACTTCTAAAAAGGGGCTTGGTTTTGCTGCTGAAGTTAATTCTATGGAAAACTTGGAATATGATGAGATAATGAAGCATATTGCAACTGAAGACTTAGTGAAATTTGGACTTATACCAGAGCTTATAGGAAGGCTTCCTGTTGTTGCTACTTTACAAGAGCTTAAAGAAGAGGATTTGATTAGAATATTAAAAGAGCCTAAAAACTCACTCATTAAACAATATAAAAAATTATTTGAGTATGATAATGTTGATTTGAGTTTTGATGATGAGGCTTTAAAAGTGATAGTAAAAAAGGCAATGGAAGAGCATACAGGAGCGAGAGGATTAAGGGCTTTATTTGAAAAGGTAATGCTTGATTCAATGTATGATTTGCCTTCTGACAAAAAGTCTATCAAAATAAAAAAAGAATACGTTGAAGAGAAACTAAATATACACTAA
- a CDS encoding YkvA family protein gives MYLKNKAKKIWLSIVSNIDHDKLESLVLKTKEIFDTMQSSGKLYLFKEKIELSVSMIKDYVSGNYKNVPWKAISAIAASLVYLLLPFDAIADFFPLIGLLDDAFIIGLCIKLFNDEIEKYREWKYGIYDYTDIDDKKEEYEEETSEENKE, from the coding sequence ATGTATTTAAAAAATAAGGCAAAAAAAATATGGTTATCCATAGTATCTAATATTGATCATGATAAATTAGAGTCTTTAGTTCTAAAAACTAAAGAAATATTTGATACTATGCAATCATCAGGAAAACTTTATTTGTTTAAAGAGAAAATAGAATTATCTGTTAGTATGATAAAAGACTATGTAAGCGGTAATTATAAAAATGTTCCTTGGAAAGCAATATCGGCAATAGCGGCATCATTAGTTTATTTACTTCTTCCTTTTGATGCTATAGCAGATTTTTTTCCATTAATAGGTTTGCTGGACGATGCTTTTATTATAGGGTTGTGTATAAAACTTTTTAATGATGAGATAGAGAAGTACAGAGAGTGGAAATATGGGATTTACGATTACACAGATATAGATGATAAAAAAGAAGAATATGAAGAAGAAACATCTGAAGAAAACAAAGAATAA
- a CDS encoding PTS sugar transporter subunit IIA yields MMSLNEILDNVKKSYIMLDLKANNKQEAISEMLIYAESNGLRINISKTIECMFKKEDIISSGLGYGVAFPHLRTKEVQENELIFAISKPGINYYALDQKPVHLLTMFLTPIDKSDKYLQLLSLMTKISKLSMYTVLLLESKSQEEFKDKLSDMVKDIIGGK; encoded by the coding sequence ATGATGAGTTTAAATGAAATTTTAGATAACGTAAAAAAATCGTATATAATGCTTGATTTAAAGGCAAATAATAAACAAGAAGCCATAAGTGAAATGTTAATATATGCAGAGTCTAATGGACTTAGAATAAATATTTCTAAAACTATAGAATGCATGTTTAAAAAGGAAGATATTATATCAAGCGGTTTAGGTTATGGTGTAGCTTTTCCCCATTTAAGGACCAAGGAAGTTCAAGAAAATGAATTAATATTTGCAATATCAAAGCCTGGTATTAATTATTATGCTTTAGACCAAAAACCTGTTCATCTGCTTACTATGTTTTTAACTCCTATAGATAAAAGTGATAAATATTTACAATTATTATCTCTTATGACAAAGATATCAAAATTAAGTATGTATACTGTATTATTATTAGAATCAAAAAGCCAAGAAGAGTTTAAAGATAAATTATCAGATATGGTAAAAGACATTATAGGCGGTAAATAA
- the kdsB gene encoding 3-deoxy-manno-octulosonate cytidylyltransferase: protein MKKVTAIIPARYDSTRFPKKLTYELLGKPIIIAVYDNVKATKNINDVIVATDSKEIMDICEKNNAKAVMTSVHHTSGTSRITEVAKNIDSDIIINVQGDEPLINEDVLKPVIDAFDDENVDIATLKTKIDDYSPLIKDENAVKVVCDYRDYAMYFSRATIPHKRFDQDILVKYYKHIGVYAFRREALLKIENLQECEYEKIEKLEQLRWLYHGMKIKVLETNHFIHGIDTKEDLDIVQEYLKKEALIKLGNNA from the coding sequence ATGAAAAAAGTAACAGCTATAATACCTGCAAGATACGATTCTACAAGGTTTCCAAAAAAACTCACTTATGAATTATTAGGCAAACCTATAATCATTGCTGTATATGACAATGTTAAGGCTACTAAAAATATTAATGATGTTATAGTGGCAACAGATTCTAAAGAGATAATGGATATATGCGAAAAGAATAATGCTAAAGCTGTTATGACTTCGGTGCATCATACTTCCGGCACTTCAAGAATAACAGAAGTTGCTAAAAATATAGACTCTGACATTATTATTAATGTTCAAGGTGATGAGCCTTTAATTAATGAAGATGTACTCAAACCTGTTATAGATGCTTTTGATGATGAGAATGTTGATATAGCTACTTTAAAAACAAAAATTGATGATTATAGCCCTTTAATTAAAGATGAAAATGCTGTTAAGGTGGTATGCGATTATAGAGATTATGCGATGTATTTTTCAAGAGCTACTATTCCGCACAAAAGATTTGACCAGGATATATTAGTAAAATATTATAAACATATTGGAGTTTATGCTTTTAGAAGAGAGGCTCTTTTAAAAATAGAAAACTTACAAGAATGTGAATACGAAAAAATAGAAAAGCTTGAGCAGTTAAGATGGCTTTATCATGGAATGAAAATCAAAGTATTAGAGACTAATCATTTTATACATGGAATTGACACAAAAGAAGATTTAGATATTGTTCAAGAGTATTTAAAAAAAGAAGCATTAATAAAATTAGGAAATAATGCTTAA
- a CDS encoding ComF family protein, whose translation MLKKFFVVIFNILFPNHCIICKNIMQSDNMNYICIDCINKLSYIHRDDYIRCNRCGRIIDTKDSTCICSYENIYFDECKSMLYYDDKTSNLIHKMKFSHRYLICKDFAAMLSFYYKDYINKFDAVSFVPLGKNRLLERGYNQSELIAKHISKIINIPLIENIIIRKKESKPLSMIKGKELREKAIKNAFKINKKYKFDGNKKINILIIDDVFTTGSTLNEMSLELRKLAFIERIGVLTVASAR comes from the coding sequence ATGCTTAAAAAATTTTTTGTTGTTATTTTTAATATACTATTTCCTAATCATTGCATAATATGCAAAAATATTATGCAAAGTGATAATATGAATTATATATGCATAGATTGCATTAACAAATTAAGCTATATTCATAGAGATGATTATATAAGATGCAATCGCTGCGGAAGAATAATAGACACAAAAGATTCAACTTGTATATGCTCATACGAAAACATTTATTTTGATGAATGCAAATCAATGCTTTATTATGATGATAAAACAAGCAATTTAATTCATAAAATGAAGTTTAGCCATAGATATTTAATTTGCAAAGATTTTGCTGCCATGCTTTCTTTTTATTATAAGGACTATATTAATAAATTTGATGCTGTTTCGTTTGTGCCTCTTGGAAAAAATAGACTGCTTGAAAGAGGTTATAATCAAAGCGAACTTATAGCAAAGCACATATCTAAAATAATAAATATACCATTAATAGAAAATATTATAATTAGAAAAAAAGAAAGTAAGCCTCTTAGTATGATAAAAGGAAAAGAGTTGAGAGAGAAAGCAATAAAAAACGCTTTTAAAATAAACAAAAAATATAAATTTGATGGCAACAAAAAGATAAATATTTTAATAATAGATGATGTATTTACAACAGGTTCAACTTTAAATGAGATGTCATTAGAATTAAGAAAATTGGCGTTTATAGAAAGAATAGGAGTACTTACGGTAGCGTCAGCGAGATAG
- the recG gene encoding ATP-dependent DNA helicase RecG — MKDYNKEIFTTDIKYIKGVGPKYAETLAKKNIFTLYDLITFFPRAYEDRRNTLKINEALKNPDKNSVVYVEIIDVGSFTFQFRKKPLIIVTDGITLCEVPIYGGRVPAGASKGAKLYLTGKFVRNMRGKVQCRFVEFEKPSSNSLSYGKIVPIYPLTEGLSQKKLRTLIVSELEKFEKNMQYDIPKVIKKKYRLKSFVSSIMEMHFPTSFEALEEARESLVFEEFLTFQYIHLSERRPNILIKEERYNSSNLLDKVKLSLGFTLTDDQNNAIEEIKKDMFSNRQLFRLLQGDVGAGKTIVAFLTALIPTESNFQTAFLAPTEILALQHYYTFKKIIKNANLEDVIKIDILTSSVSQNERAYTLKRLREGKTHILVGTHSILYDEVVFKNLSYAIVDEQQRFGVNQRNKLLSKGNNVDYLLMTATPIPQSLALTLFGELDLSIIKSMPKGRKGVLTKYKELYERDHCYKFLKSRILKGEQGYVVFPFIENDDSSIITLSSEFERAKQTYFENINIEIIHGKMKDEEKEYIMNRFSSGDIKVLFSTTVIEVGIDNPNATTILIEGAERFGLSQLHQLRGRVGRGDKLGYCYLILHSELNDIIKERVNIICETTDGFRIAEKDLELRGAGEFLGDKQSGIADFKLGNIVKDAEIMRKAKDEMRELLKMDREEFFRENEDFVIKANYLKKEMNI; from the coding sequence ATGAAAGACTATAATAAAGAGATTTTCACTACAGATATAAAATATATAAAAGGTGTAGGACCGAAATACGCAGAAACACTCGCTAAAAAAAATATATTCACACTTTATGATTTAATAACATTTTTTCCAAGAGCTTATGAAGACAGAAGAAACACATTAAAGATAAATGAAGCATTAAAAAATCCGGATAAAAACTCTGTAGTGTATGTTGAAATTATAGATGTGGGAAGTTTTACTTTTCAGTTTAGAAAAAAGCCATTGATTATAGTTACAGACGGCATCACATTATGCGAAGTGCCAATATATGGAGGACGAGTTCCTGCAGGTGCATCTAAAGGAGCAAAATTGTATCTCACGGGAAAGTTTGTACGTAATATGAGAGGTAAAGTGCAATGCAGGTTTGTGGAGTTTGAAAAGCCTTCTTCTAATTCTTTATCCTACGGAAAAATAGTGCCTATATATCCGCTTACAGAAGGGCTATCTCAAAAAAAATTAAGAACTTTAATTGTAAGCGAATTAGAAAAATTTGAAAAGAATATGCAATATGATATACCAAAGGTTATTAAGAAAAAATACAGATTAAAAAGTTTTGTAAGCTCTATAATGGAGATGCATTTTCCTACATCTTTTGAGGCATTAGAAGAGGCAAGAGAGAGTTTAGTATTTGAAGAGTTTTTAACTTTTCAGTATATACATTTAAGCGAGAGAAGACCAAATATACTTATAAAAGAAGAAAGGTATAATAGCAGTAATTTATTAGATAAAGTAAAATTAAGTTTAGGTTTTACACTTACAGACGACCAGAATAATGCTATAGAAGAGATAAAAAAAGATATGTTTTCTAATAGGCAATTATTTAGGCTTCTTCAGGGAGATGTTGGGGCTGGAAAAACTATTGTGGCATTTCTAACAGCATTAATACCAACAGAATCTAATTTTCAAACAGCTTTCTTAGCTCCCACAGAAATATTAGCACTTCAGCATTATTATACTTTTAAAAAAATAATAAAAAATGCTAACTTAGAAGATGTTATTAAGATTGATATACTTACTTCTTCTGTTAGTCAAAATGAAAGGGCATATACATTAAAAAGACTTAGAGAAGGCAAAACGCATATATTAGTAGGCACTCACTCTATACTATATGACGAAGTTGTATTTAAAAATCTTTCTTATGCAATAGTTGATGAACAACAGAGATTTGGAGTTAATCAGAGAAATAAGTTACTATCAAAAGGAAATAATGTTGATTATCTATTAATGACGGCAACTCCAATACCTCAGTCTTTAGCTTTAACTTTGTTTGGAGAGTTGGATTTATCTATTATTAAGAGTATGCCGAAAGGAAGAAAGGGAGTGCTTACAAAATATAAAGAGTTATACGAAAGAGACCATTGTTATAAGTTTTTAAAAAGCAGGATATTGAAAGGTGAGCAGGGGTATGTGGTTTTTCCTTTTATAGAGAATGATGACAGCAGTATAATAACTTTATCGAGTGAATTTGAAAGAGCCAAGCAAACCTATTTTGAAAACATCAACATAGAAATAATACATGGCAAAATGAAAGATGAAGAGAAAGAGTATATTATGAATAGGTTTTCAAGCGGTGATATAAAGGTGCTTTTTTCAACAACAGTAATTGAGGTAGGTATAGACAACCCCAACGCCACGACAATACTAATAGAAGGTGCAGAGCGTTTTGGATTATCGCAGCTACATCAGCTTAGAGGAAGAGTTGGACGCGGCGATAAACTTGGCTATTGTTACTTAATACTTCATAGCGAGCTTAATGATATAATAAAAGAGAGAGTTAATATAATATGTGAAACTACTGACGGGTTTAGGATAGCTGAAAAAGATTTAGAATTACGCGGGGCAGGTGAATTTTTGGGTGATAAGCAAAGCGGTATAGCAGATTTTAAGCTTGGAAATATTGTAAAAGATGCTGAGATTATGCGTAAGGCAAAAGACGAGATGCGTGAATTATTAAAGATGGATAGAGAAGAGTTTTTTAGAGAGAATGAGGACTTTGTTATTAAAGCGAATTATTTAAAGAAAGAAATGAATATTTAG
- the lepB gene encoding signal peptidase I, with protein sequence MENPIKNITDIIIGECRTFKHTLKEILYAIVIVLIINTFLIQNYQIPTGSMIPIIMPGDRLFANRFVYGVKLPFTDGLLGYRLPKIKSPQRGDLVVFRAPPSSTFGCESSMPYYEPSPFVQMLKLPVMIFSLTPFNWDPRFLVADFLGEKLTGGNHLAPAKLFFGLKAVDLDPRKEFVKRVIATAGETVEIREKKIIINGDEIEDKWGYFYYGERDFVPIIDIYGPVYVPKKGDVIIFKKIVDREDYYNDLKSFEVYINDKIVSDDIKLFFWMNIYIPYAKDRPDEYIYNVPEDYFFVMGDNRDQSCDSRMWGLVPYRLIKGQPMIAWIQSKRPDDVPQGFFKYFIIK encoded by the coding sequence ATGGAAAACCCTATAAAAAATATTACAGATATCATAATAGGCGAATGCAGAACTTTTAAACATACACTAAAAGAAATTTTATACGCAATAGTAATAGTGCTGATTATAAACACATTTTTAATACAAAACTATCAAATTCCAACAGGCTCTATGATACCAATTATCATGCCTGGAGACAGATTATTTGCAAATAGATTTGTTTACGGTGTGAAACTTCCATTTACAGATGGGCTTTTAGGTTATAGACTTCCTAAAATAAAATCGCCTCAAAGAGGAGACTTAGTTGTATTTAGAGCACCTCCTTCATCTACTTTTGGATGCGAATCTTCTATGCCGTATTATGAACCTTCTCCTTTTGTGCAGATGCTGAAATTACCTGTAATGATATTTTCACTTACTCCTTTTAATTGGGACCCAAGATTTTTAGTTGCAGATTTTTTAGGCGAAAAACTCACAGGCGGAAATCATCTTGCTCCTGCTAAGTTATTTTTTGGGCTTAAAGCTGTAGATTTAGACCCTAGAAAAGAGTTTGTTAAGAGGGTAATTGCTACTGCTGGTGAAACTGTAGAAATTAGAGAAAAAAAGATAATTATAAATGGAGATGAAATAGAAGATAAATGGGGGTATTTCTATTATGGAGAGAGAGACTTTGTGCCTATTATAGATATATATGGACCTGTTTATGTGCCAAAAAAAGGTGATGTTATAATATTTAAAAAGATAGTCGATAGAGAAGATTATTATAATGACCTTAAATCTTTTGAAGTATATATTAATGATAAAATAGTTAGCGATGATATAAAACTATTTTTCTGGATGAATATATATATACCTTATGCTAAAGACAGACCTGATGAATATATATACAATGTCCCTGAAGATTATTTCTTTGTAATGGGAGATAACAGAGATCAAAGCTGTGACAGCAGAATGTGGGGACTTGTGCCTTATAGACTCATTAAGGGGCAGCCTATGATTGCTTGGATACAATCAAAAAGACCTGATGATGTACCTCAAGGTTTCTTCAAATACTTTATTATAAAATAA